One segment of Tepidimicrobium xylanilyticum DNA contains the following:
- a CDS encoding branched-chain amino acid ABC transporter permease, which yields MAEKRLIVEDRKVLDKKTLILIGVLFILCLIVNFFANDHIRTIANLCGVYVTLGLSMQLINGFTGLFSLGHAGFMAVGAYTVAILTITPENKAMNFFLEPIVPFLADVQWSFLPALLMGGIIAALFGFLIGAPVLRLTDDYLAIATLGFAEIIRVVFTNTQSLTNGALGLKAIPKYSSILWSWIIAFLTLLFMVYLTEGSYGKAFKAIKEDEIAARSMGINLFKHKVMSFTFSSFLAGIGGGLMAVHLGTIDPNMFRITLTFNIILIMVLGGLGNINGTVISAIVVTAAMELLRFLDSSINLGFIRLPGIPGMRMVIFAIILMLVVIFRKDRLLKEN from the coding sequence ATGGCTGAAAAAAGATTGATAGTTGAAGATAGAAAGGTATTGGATAAGAAGACTTTGATCTTAATTGGGGTTTTATTTATATTGTGCCTTATAGTAAACTTTTTTGCAAATGACCATATTAGGACCATTGCTAATCTCTGTGGCGTCTATGTAACATTAGGACTTAGTATGCAGCTTATAAATGGATTTACAGGTCTTTTCTCATTGGGACATGCTGGCTTTATGGCTGTTGGTGCATATACAGTTGCCATTTTAACCATAACTCCAGAGAATAAGGCTATGAATTTCTTTTTAGAGCCAATAGTACCCTTTTTAGCAGATGTTCAGTGGAGTTTTTTACCTGCTCTGTTAATGGGAGGCATAATTGCAGCTTTATTTGGTTTTCTAATTGGAGCACCAGTTTTAAGGCTTACCGATGACTATTTGGCTATTGCTACTCTGGGATTTGCTGAAATCATAAGGGTAGTGTTCACTAATACCCAATCTTTAACTAATGGAGCCTTGGGATTAAAAGCTATTCCAAAATACAGCAGTATATTATGGAGCTGGATTATAGCCTTTTTAACACTGCTATTTATGGTATATTTAACGGAAGGAAGCTATGGTAAAGCTTTCAAAGCCATAAAGGAAGATGAAATAGCAGCTAGGTCCATGGGGATAAATTTGTTTAAGCATAAGGTCATGAGCTTTACATTTAGCTCCTTTTTAGCAGGGATTGGAGGCGGCCTTATGGCAGTCCATTTGGGGACCATAGACCCTAATATGTTTAGGATTACCTTAACCTTTAATATAATCCTAATAATGGTATTAGGTGGATTAGGGAATATTAACGGTACTGTGATTTCAGCAATAGTTGTTACTGCTGCTATGGAATTGCTGAGATTCTTGGACAGCTCCATTAATTTAGGCTTTATTAGATTACCAGGGATCCCAGGTATGAGAATGGTTATCTTTGCAATAATCCTTATGCTGGTGGTAATATTTAGGAAGGACAGATTATTGAAGGAAAACTAA
- a CDS encoding branched-chain amino acid ABC transporter permease — MSMSFMEFMQHLANGVSLGSLYALIAIGYTMVYGILRLINFAHGDIFMLGAYLTYYAIVYTPMPWYIAFILAAVITGMIGFLLEKIAYKPLRDAQRITVLISAIGASFFLQNFATVVFGGRPKAFPIPSILNKIINIGGVSINLVTFIIPAITIGLLIGLTYIINKTKTGMAMRALSKDYDAARLMGIDVNKIISTTFFIGSFLAAVGGIMWGIKYPQLMPLMGSMPGIKCFIAAVIGGIGNIAGAVLGGFILGLGEIMLVAFLPGLTGYRDAFAFILLIIILLAKPTGLLGEKTTEKV, encoded by the coding sequence ATGAGTATGAGCTTCATGGAATTTATGCAGCACTTGGCCAATGGAGTTTCGCTAGGCAGTTTATATGCACTAATTGCCATAGGATATACTATGGTATATGGGATATTAAGGCTTATTAACTTTGCCCATGGAGATATATTTATGCTTGGAGCTTATCTAACCTACTATGCCATAGTATATACACCCATGCCATGGTATATTGCGTTTATATTAGCTGCGGTTATAACAGGTATGATTGGTTTCCTCCTTGAAAAAATAGCATATAAACCATTGAGGGATGCACAGAGAATTACTGTTTTAATATCTGCTATAGGAGCTTCATTCTTCCTTCAGAACTTTGCAACAGTAGTTTTTGGCGGAAGGCCAAAGGCCTTCCCTATCCCTTCAATACTGAACAAAATAATCAATATAGGAGGAGTATCAATAAACTTAGTAACTTTTATAATTCCCGCCATAACCATAGGTTTATTAATTGGATTAACCTATATTATAAATAAGACAAAAACCGGTATGGCCATGAGAGCCCTTTCTAAGGATTATGATGCTGCCAGATTAATGGGAATAGATGTTAACAAGATAATATCCACTACTTTTTTTATTGGTTCTTTTTTAGCTGCAGTAGGGGGTATTATGTGGGGTATCAAGTATCCTCAGCTAATGCCATTAATGGGTTCTATGCCGGGAATTAAGTGTTTTATAGCGGCTGTAATAGGTGGAATCGGGAATATTGCAGGAGCAGTTCTAGGTGGCTTCATACTTGGGCTAGGAGAAATAATGTTGGTTGCATTTCTTCCCGGACTAACTGGATATAGGGATGCTTTTGCTTTTATTCTTCTGATTATAATACTCCTTGCTAAACCAACAGGCTTGCTGGGAGAAAAAACTACGGAGAAGGTGTAA
- a CDS encoding ABC transporter substrate-binding protein, producing MFKKFGILVLVVVLTAFLLAGCGGTQETASDTGPIKIGVFEPMTGASAAGGQMTVEGIELANELKSEILGRPVELVIVDNKSDKVEAANAVSSLIDKDNVVAIIGSYGSSLSMAAGDIVKEKKIPAVGCSPTNPLVTLNNDFYFRVCFIDPFQGTVMANYAVKELGAKTAAIIQDVTQDYSVGLSKYFEDSFKELTGDENSIVAKAAYNTGDQDFTAQLTNVSSANPDVIFAPGNYGESALLIKQARDQGITIPILGGDTWESPEFLSIGGDAVEGAVFSTHFTAEAPVTAVSEEFLAKYEEKFNKPANAFAALGYDAYMVILDAIERAGSADSQAIRDALSETKDFTGATGHITLDQNGDAVKSAIIKKVENGEFVYLTTIEPE from the coding sequence ATGTTCAAAAAATTTGGGATTTTGGTGCTAGTGGTTGTGTTAACTGCTTTTCTATTAGCAGGATGCGGAGGTACTCAGGAAACGGCAAGCGATACAGGACCAATTAAGATAGGTGTATTTGAGCCTATGACTGGAGCCAGTGCGGCTGGTGGCCAAATGACAGTGGAAGGAATAGAACTTGCTAACGAATTAAAGTCAGAGATTCTTGGCAGACCAGTAGAATTGGTAATTGTTGACAACAAGTCGGACAAGGTAGAAGCTGCAAATGCAGTATCAAGTTTGATAGATAAGGATAATGTAGTTGCAATAATAGGCAGCTATGGAAGTTCTTTATCTATGGCGGCTGGAGATATAGTAAAGGAAAAGAAAATTCCAGCAGTAGGATGTTCACCAACTAATCCATTAGTTACCCTGAATAACGATTTTTATTTCAGAGTATGTTTCATCGACCCATTTCAGGGAACTGTAATGGCAAACTATGCAGTGAAGGAATTAGGGGCAAAGACTGCTGCTATTATTCAGGACGTAACCCAGGACTATTCAGTAGGGCTAAGCAAGTACTTTGAAGATTCTTTTAAGGAATTGACTGGAGATGAAAATTCCATTGTTGCTAAAGCTGCCTATAATACTGGAGACCAAGACTTTACTGCACAGCTTACCAATGTATCTAGTGCAAATCCTGATGTAATATTTGCACCAGGAAACTATGGTGAAAGTGCCCTATTAATCAAACAAGCCAGAGACCAAGGAATTACTATACCAATTCTTGGTGGAGATACTTGGGAATCACCAGAATTCCTATCCATTGGTGGGGATGCGGTGGAAGGTGCTGTATTTAGTACCCACTTTACGGCTGAAGCTCCTGTAACAGCAGTTTCGGAGGAGTTCTTAGCAAAGTATGAAGAAAAATTTAATAAGCCTGCCAATGCTTTTGCAGCTTTAGGATATGATGCCTATATGGTTATATTAGATGCCATTGAAAGGGCAGGGTCTGCTGATTCACAAGCAATAAGGGATGCATTAAGTGAAACAAAAGATTTCACAGGTGCAACTGGCCATATAACTCTTGACCAAAATGGGGATGCTGTTAAGAGTGCTATCATAAAGAAAGTGGAAAATGGAGAATTTGTATATTTAACCACAATAGAACCTGAATAA
- a CDS encoding carbohydrate kinase family protein produces the protein MFDVLCIGHAAYDVTLPLEGYPIENQKYSVNTKIECGGGPAANAAYLLSKWGIPTAYIGVLGHDIYGKKIIEEFKEVGTDISLVKIDKNYSTPYSTILVNVENGSRTIINCSEKHEGFKVPFSKLKGLNPKVILFDGHELETSIEAVKTFPHAITILDAGSVREGTIALAKKVDYLITSERFALSYCNMDVIDNEKDYEKAIYQLKELTKGKVVVTLGERGLIYEEDGEVKRLPAYKVKAVDTTGAGDIFHGAFAYGLVKGFSFSSNLKFSSLVSAISVKTLGGRKSIPSIERVLEEYKRMGEDFMLT, from the coding sequence ATGTTTGATGTACTATGTATAGGCCATGCAGCTTATGATGTAACATTGCCTCTTGAAGGCTATCCTATTGAGAATCAAAAGTATTCAGTTAATACAAAAATCGAATGCGGTGGAGGGCCTGCAGCAAATGCAGCCTATCTGTTATCAAAATGGGGAATACCTACAGCTTATATAGGGGTTTTAGGCCATGATATCTATGGCAAAAAGATAATTGAGGAATTTAAAGAAGTAGGAACGGATATATCCTTAGTGAAGATAGATAAAAATTATTCTACTCCTTATTCCACTATATTGGTCAATGTGGAAAATGGTAGTAGGACTATTATAAACTGTTCTGAGAAGCATGAAGGTTTTAAGGTACCTTTCTCCAAATTAAAGGGATTAAATCCAAAAGTAATTCTCTTTGATGGGCATGAATTGGAAACATCAATAGAGGCTGTTAAAACCTTCCCACATGCAATTACTATACTAGATGCTGGTTCAGTTAGAGAGGGAACTATTGCTTTAGCGAAAAAGGTGGATTATCTTATAACTTCAGAAAGATTTGCCCTATCCTACTGTAATATGGATGTCATAGATAATGAAAAGGATTACGAAAAGGCTATTTATCAATTAAAAGAGCTAACTAAAGGGAAGGTGGTAGTCACATTAGGGGAAAGAGGGCTTATCTATGAGGAGGATGGAGAGGTAAAAAGATTGCCTGCTTATAAAGTAAAGGCAGTGGATACTACGGGGGCTGGAGATATATTCCATGGGGCTTTTGCCTATGGGCTTGTTAAAGGATTTTCATTTTCGTCCAATTTAAAATTTTCATCCTTAGTTTCAGCCATTTCCGTTAAAACTTTAGGTGGAAGAAAGTCCATACCTAGTATTGAAAGGGTTTTGGAAGAATATAAAAGAATGGGAGAAGATTTTATGTTAACTTAG
- a CDS encoding PTS ascorbate transporter subunit IIC produces the protein MGILRVISQDILTQPALLLGLISLIGLIALRRPFTRVMTGTLKPILGYLMLGAGADFIVANLDPLGQMIEHGFNITGVVPNNEAIVAIAQNVLGRETMLILLFGLVFNLIIARFTKYKYIFLTGHHSFFMACLLSAVLSTAGLSGTPLVGVGGFILGAWSAISPAIGQKYTLQVTEGDNIAMGHFGSLGYYLSAWVGKIVGNVEDSTEDIKIPEKYGFLRDTTISTAIAMCIFYLIAAIAAGAEFVSGISGGTNFIVFAIMSALKFAVGVTIVYNGVRMILGDLIPAFEGISKKIIPNAVPAVDCAVFFTYAPTAVVIGFISSFIGGIIGMFILGALGGVLIIPGLVPHFFCGATAGIYGNATGGKRGAVIGSFVNGLGITFLPALLLPVLGELGFQNTTFGDFDFGVIGILFGKVANIMEGMGTYILAGLFLIALIVPNFIKTKSPTLNNDVEAYE, from the coding sequence ATGGGTATTTTAAGAGTTATTTCTCAAGATATCTTAACACAACCGGCCTTATTATTAGGACTAATTTCCTTGATAGGTCTTATTGCTTTGAGGAGGCCCTTTACTAGAGTAATGACTGGAACATTAAAGCCAATACTTGGATACCTTATGTTAGGCGCTGGAGCAGACTTTATCGTAGCAAATTTAGATCCATTGGGACAGATGATAGAACATGGATTTAACATTACAGGGGTTGTTCCAAATAACGAGGCAATCGTTGCCATTGCCCAAAATGTTTTGGGAAGAGAAACTATGCTTATATTATTATTTGGTCTTGTTTTTAACCTTATTATTGCCAGATTTACAAAGTATAAGTATATATTCTTAACAGGACATCATTCCTTCTTTATGGCATGTCTTCTTTCTGCAGTATTGAGTACTGCTGGACTATCAGGGACTCCATTAGTTGGAGTCGGTGGATTTATACTGGGGGCTTGGTCAGCCATTTCACCTGCCATTGGGCAAAAATATACCCTACAGGTTACCGAAGGGGATAATATAGCCATGGGCCATTTTGGTAGTCTAGGCTATTACCTATCGGCTTGGGTTGGTAAAATAGTAGGAAATGTGGAAGACAGTACTGAGGATATTAAAATTCCTGAAAAATATGGTTTCCTAAGGGACACCACCATTTCAACGGCTATTGCAATGTGTATATTCTACTTAATTGCAGCCATTGCTGCAGGAGCTGAGTTTGTATCTGGTATATCAGGTGGAACCAATTTCATAGTATTTGCTATAATGAGTGCTTTAAAATTTGCAGTAGGGGTTACCATCGTTTATAACGGGGTCAGGATGATATTAGGAGATTTAATCCCTGCCTTTGAAGGTATTTCCAAAAAGATTATACCAAATGCAGTTCCAGCGGTAGATTGTGCTGTTTTCTTTACCTATGCACCAACTGCAGTGGTAATAGGATTCATATCTAGCTTTATTGGTGGTATAATAGGGATGTTTATACTAGGAGCTTTAGGAGGGGTATTGATAATACCAGGTTTAGTTCCACATTTCTTCTGTGGTGCAACAGCAGGAATATACGGAAACGCTACTGGTGGGAAAAGGGGAGCTGTAATTGGGTCGTTTGTTAATGGTCTAGGAATAACCTTCTTACCTGCATTATTGCTTCCGGTTCTTGGAGAACTTGGCTTCCAAAATACCACCTTTGGAGATTTTGATTTTGGAGTAATAGGGATATTATTTGGAAAAGTAGCAAATATAATGGAAGGTATGGGAACATATATACTTGCTGGGCTATTCCTAATAGCTCTTATAGTACCGAATTTCATAAAAACTAAATCTCCTACTTTGAATAATGATGTAGAGGCTTATGAATGA
- a CDS encoding PTS sugar transporter subunit IIB, with amino-acid sequence MKVFTVCGNGIGSSIMLKMKLDEICEEHGIKADIESTDFNSAQGKECDLIVTVEELANQFENKRVAVVRSYINKKKIKEDVLDILLELSQKND; translated from the coding sequence TTGAAGGTATTTACTGTATGCGGTAATGGAATTGGTAGCAGCATAATGCTTAAGATGAAATTGGATGAAATATGTGAAGAACATGGGATCAAAGCTGATATAGAATCTACAGATTTTAATTCAGCTCAAGGCAAGGAATGTGACCTTATTGTTACTGTGGAAGAGCTTGCAAATCAGTTTGAAAACAAAAGGGTTGCAGTAGTAAGAAGCTATATCAATAAGAAGAAGATAAAGGAAGATGTGTTGGATATTTTATTGGAACTGTCTCAAAAAAATGATTAA
- a CDS encoding BglG family transcription antiterminator, whose product MVYLKIKGSVNFLLRKEVSIIFLYDRAAQILLYLLNSNVPRTISQIQKLLMVSNRTVRYDLDNIDNFLVANGMNKLQRKPRVGVSFMGEAEDRKKLKEVLVGAEKYDFVFSPDERIIMIILAFIDADDYITTEELSQKLGVSQSTINNDLKKARRALEEYGLNIVFRQRHGLKLVGEERHIRKLLVELWTEYVYDYSDVKSKSHKHGKSNSFGIRKYMDRLIDDIDIPFIENIVNIMEKKIGVDYSDVAYANIVAHICVSLMRINKGRYIDLNLEDKNMVQTREYTVAKDLIEIVEGYYNIKIIEDEIIYITACLLGGNLSSIYENSKGEWIHIQLLVKEVIELVNSKIISDIGQDWKLYNSLLEHIKPMINRLKYGIKLENPILKSIKEDYEELFQIVKESVYPIEEFIGKKINDDEIGYLTIHFGAAIERERFSGIVLPRVVIVCNTGIGTSELLSVQIQSMFEVSIVAVVSKRKLEEILDREDIDVIISTVPIENVKGIKVIYVSPILSEDNIKELNGIFLKSSGKRVEIDGLISVIERSCTINDRHQLEKDLYNIFNLKMLKNEDGDDKPVLKDIISKETIKLNVEAKNWEEAVRIGGELLVKVGAAEERYVDSMIEAVKEIGPYIVILEGVAMPHARPEEGALEIGMSIITLKEPIEFGNKENDPVKLVISFCAVDSESHLKALSQLMVLLEDEEAIDRIVNSIDVDEILEIIDKFSK is encoded by the coding sequence ATGGTATACTTAAAAATAAAGGGAAGTGTTAATTTCCTTTTACGAAAGGAAGTGAGTATTATTTTCCTATATGATAGAGCAGCTCAAATATTATTGTATTTACTAAATAGTAATGTGCCGAGAACCATTTCTCAAATTCAAAAGTTGCTGATGGTAAGTAATAGGACTGTAAGGTATGATCTAGACAATATAGATAACTTCCTAGTAGCCAATGGCATGAATAAACTTCAAAGAAAACCTAGAGTAGGCGTATCCTTCATGGGAGAGGCTGAAGATAGAAAAAAGTTAAAAGAAGTCTTAGTTGGGGCTGAAAAGTACGATTTCGTATTTTCGCCAGATGAGAGAATTATAATGATTATCTTAGCCTTTATAGACGCAGATGATTATATCACAACAGAGGAATTATCACAAAAGCTAGGGGTAAGCCAAAGTACAATAAATAATGACTTGAAAAAGGCTAGAAGGGCTTTAGAAGAGTATGGCCTTAATATAGTATTCCGCCAAAGACACGGCTTAAAACTGGTGGGAGAGGAAAGGCATATAAGAAAGCTGTTAGTAGAACTTTGGACAGAATATGTCTATGACTATTCAGATGTTAAATCCAAAAGCCATAAGCATGGTAAAAGTAATTCATTTGGAATAAGAAAATATATGGATAGGTTGATAGATGACATCGACATACCCTTTATAGAAAATATAGTAAATATCATGGAAAAAAAGATTGGGGTCGATTACTCCGATGTAGCCTATGCAAATATTGTAGCCCATATATGTGTATCTTTAATGAGGATTAACAAGGGTAGATATATTGACTTAAACCTAGAAGATAAAAACATGGTTCAGACTAGAGAATATACTGTAGCCAAGGATTTAATAGAAATAGTTGAGGGATATTATAATATTAAGATCATAGAAGATGAAATCATCTATATAACCGCTTGTCTATTAGGAGGTAATCTCTCTTCTATCTATGAAAATTCCAAGGGCGAATGGATTCATATTCAGTTATTGGTAAAGGAAGTTATAGAGTTGGTAAATTCCAAAATCATTTCAGATATTGGACAGGACTGGAAACTATACAATAGTTTATTGGAGCATATAAAACCGATGATAAACCGCTTAAAATATGGGATAAAACTGGAGAATCCAATTCTAAAGAGTATAAAGGAGGACTATGAGGAACTTTTCCAAATAGTTAAAGAAAGCGTTTATCCCATAGAGGAGTTCATAGGAAAGAAAATAAATGATGATGAAATAGGATATCTAACTATCCATTTTGGGGCTGCTATAGAAAGGGAAAGATTTAGTGGAATTGTTTTACCTAGGGTAGTAATCGTGTGTAATACTGGCATTGGTACATCGGAACTTTTATCGGTACAGATCCAATCCATGTTTGAAGTGAGTATTGTAGCAGTAGTTTCTAAGAGAAAATTAGAGGAAATCTTGGATAGGGAGGATATAGATGTAATCATATCTACAGTTCCTATTGAGAATGTAAAAGGCATTAAGGTTATATACGTTAGTCCAATATTAAGTGAAGACAATATTAAGGAATTAAATGGGATCTTCCTTAAATCTAGTGGGAAGAGAGTAGAAATTGATGGGCTTATAAGCGTTATTGAAAGGAGCTGCACTATTAATGACCGCCATCAATTGGAAAAGGATTTATATAATATATTCAATTTAAAAATGCTCAAAAATGAAGATGGAGATGATAAGCCAGTGCTAAAGGATATAATTTCAAAGGAAACAATAAAACTTAATGTGGAAGCAAAAAATTGGGAAGAAGCAGTAAGAATTGGTGGAGAACTCTTAGTAAAGGTAGGGGCAGCAGAAGAAAGGTATGTAGATTCCATGATTGAAGCTGTAAAGGAGATTGGTCCATATATAGTAATTTTAGAGGGGGTAGCAATGCCCCATGCAAGACCAGAAGAAGGTGCATTGGAAATTGGAATGAGTATTATCACGTTAAAAGAACCAATAGAATTTGGCAATAAGGAAAATGACCCAGTGAAATTGGTAATATCCTTCTGTGCAGTAGATTCGGAAAGCCATTTAAAGGCCTTGTCTCAGTTGATGGTCTTATTGGAGGATGAAGAAGCTATCGATAGGATAGTAAATTCAATTGATGTAGATGAAATCCTTGAAATAATAGACAAGTTTAGTAAATAA
- a CDS encoding copper amine oxidase N-terminal domain-containing protein has product MFKGIRFKKVLIISIVLVLALGTIATAANQVYQKKLTATYGRIKFKVGGKDVTKEIEKKYNTPAFIVDGRSYVPVRAIAELLDMEIKWDEETYTAEIIDVKSKAYEEELKKRDNEIAELKKEIEKLKEKAEEEKAKKEKDIKDIEKELNSKFGTYEGVDFDIVLKESSNRIDVNITMDLRDVRQENYWNRIKHSDRKALIEDIVDIILSEISNVDIYGSIYDEYYRKDVLTFNKKKNSSLSISYGSSSSSSRGYYDRDIEDIVYNEFDKEKIKVYIDDIDTRNYEVYLSIDLDISRSEYVDIKNYELLDTLDRIADKIFYYYDYDHDDDRVIIDIYVDGKYETEYRIYGDEKYGKYYK; this is encoded by the coding sequence ATGTTCAAAGGTATTAGATTTAAAAAAGTACTAATTATTTCAATAGTATTGGTTTTAGCATTGGGTACCATTGCTACAGCAGCCAATCAAGTATATCAAAAGAAGCTTACGGCTACTTACGGAAGAATTAAATTTAAAGTAGGTGGTAAGGATGTGACGAAGGAAATAGAAAAGAAGTATAATACACCTGCTTTTATTGTAGATGGGCGTTCTTATGTACCAGTAAGGGCTATTGCTGAACTATTAGACATGGAGATAAAATGGGACGAAGAAACCTATACGGCAGAGATTATAGACGTTAAATCGAAAGCCTATGAGGAGGAGTTGAAGAAGAGGGATAATGAAATTGCTGAACTAAAAAAGGAAATTGAAAAGTTAAAAGAAAAAGCTGAAGAGGAGAAAGCTAAAAAAGAGAAAGACATTAAGGATATTGAAAAAGAGTTAAATAGCAAATTTGGTACTTATGAAGGGGTAGACTTTGACATAGTTTTAAAGGAAAGCAGTAATAGGATTGATGTAAACATTACAATGGATTTAAGAGATGTTAGACAGGAAAACTATTGGAATAGAATAAAGCATAGCGACAGAAAAGCTCTGATAGAAGATATTGTAGATATAATATTATCAGAAATTAGCAATGTAGATATTTATGGTTCAATATATGATGAATACTATAGAAAGGATGTATTAACATTTAATAAAAAGAAGAATAGCAGTTTAAGTATTTCCTATGGAAGTAGCAGCAGTAGTAGTAGAGGGTATTATGATAGGGATATAGAAGATATAGTATATAATGAGTTTGATAAAGAAAAAATTAAAGTCTATATAGATGACATTGATACTAGAAACTATGAAGTTTATTTATCCATAGACCTAGATATTTCTCGCAGTGAATATGTGGATATAAAAAATTATGAACTGCTTGATACTTTAGATAGAATAGCAGATAAAATATTCTACTATTATGACTATGATCATGATGATGATAGAGTGATAATTGATATTTACGTAGATGGCAAGTATGAAACTGAATATAGGATATATGGAGATGAAAAGTACGGAAAGTATTATAAATAA